A single Anopheles maculipalpis chromosome 3RL, idAnoMacuDA_375_x, whole genome shotgun sequence DNA region contains:
- the LOC126563977 gene encoding exportin-1 produces MALPMIRLEEANQLLDFSKKLDIDLLDNIVSCLYNSTGEQLRLAQTVLTTLKEHPDAWTRVDSILEFSQNQQTKFYALQILEEVIKTRWKILPRNQCEGIKKYVVGLIIKTSQDPAMMEANKVYLNKLNIILVQILKREWPNNWETFISDIVGASKTNETLCQNNMIILKLLSEEVFDFCSGQITQTKAKHLKDTMCSEFAQVFTLCQFVLENSLNAPLISATLQTLLKFLNWIPLGYIFETKLIDMLVCRFLTIPMFRNITIMCLSEIAGLQLASYDHVFIALFKQTMEQFDSMIPPNTNMNQIYMNGSDDEQCFVQNLAMFLCTFLRVHATLVEKRDTMEVVLKALDYLVMISEVEDVEIFKICLEYWNSLTGELYKEAHTSSQRRTFYHKILSKVRYIMISRMAKPEEVLVVENENGEVVREFMKDTNSINLYKNMRETLVYLTHLDYADTERIMTDKLNNQVNGSEFSWKNLNTLCWAIGSISGAFFEDDEKRFLVTVIKELLGLCEHKKGKDNKAIIASNIMYVVGQYPRFLRAHWKFLKTVVNKLFEFMHETHDGVQDMACDTFIKIALKCRRHFVQLQPNESCTFIEEILATMSSIICDLQPQQVHTFYEAVGYMISAQADQVQQDILIEKYMMLPNQVWDDIISQATKNVDILKDMGAVKQLGSILKTNVRACKALGHSYVSQLGRIYLDMLNVYKIMSENITQAISLNGLSINNQPLIKAMHVVKKETLTLISEWVWKSNDAKMVMENFIPPLLEAVLFDYQRTKVPNAREPLVLSTMASIVNRLQAVITPEIPKIFDALFDCTLDMINKNFEDYPQHRTNFYELLQAVNMYCFKAFLSIPPEQFKLVFDSIVWAFKHTMRNVADTGLNILMQMLQNLEQHPQAAQSFYQTYYTDILMQIFSVVTDTSHTASLQNHATILAYMFSLVEAGRITVKLGPSDDNVLNIQEYVAMLLKSAFSHLTGNQIKIFVTGLFNLDQDVHAFKEHLRDFLIQIKEVTGEDDSDLYLEERENELKKIQEEKRRMLMTVPGMMNPHEMPEDMQDE; encoded by the exons ATGGCTCTTCCGATGATACGCCTCGAGGAGGCGAACCAACTGTTGGACTTCTCCAAAAAGCTAGACATTGACCTGCTGGACAACATCGTCTCGTGCTTGTACAACAGTACTGGCGAACAGCTGCGCCTGGCTCAAACCGTTTTGACGACACTGAAGGAACATCCGGATGCGTGGACACGCGTCGACAGTATACTAGAGTTTTCACAGAACCAGCAGACGAAGTTTTACGCACTGCAGATCCTGGAAGAGGTGATCAAGACGCGCTGGAAAATTCTACCCCGCAACCAGTGCGAAGGCATCAAGAAGTACGTGGTCGGCCTGATCATCAAAACGTCACAAGACCCGGCAATGATGGAAGCGAACAAGGTGTACCTGAACAAGCTGAACATCATCCTGGTGCAAATATTGAAGCGCGAGTGGCCAAACAACTGGGAAACCTTCATCAGCGACATCGTCGGTGCGtccaaaacgaacgaaacactGTGCCAGAACAATATGATCATCCTGAAGCTGTTGAGCGAAGAGGTGTTCGACTTCTGTTCCGGCCAGATCACGCAGACGAAAGCAAAGCACCTGAAGGACACGATGTGCTCGGAGTTTGCCCAAGTCTTCACCTTGTGCCAGTTCGTGCTGGAGAACTCGCTGAACGCACCGCTAATCTCGGCGACGCTTCAGACGCTGCTAAAGTTTCTCAACTGGATACCGTTGGGATACATTTTCGAAACGAAGCTGATCGATATGCTGGTGTGTCGCTTTCTGACGATACCGATGTTCCGTAACATCACGATCATGTGCCTGTCGGAGATTGCGGGCCTACAGCTGGCGAGCTACGATCACGTGTTCATTGCCTTATTCAAGCAGACGATGGAACAGTTCGATTCGATGATTCCACCCAACACGAACATGAACCAAATCTACATGAATGGGTCGGACGACGAGCAGTGCTTCGTGCAGAACTTGGCCATGTTCCTGTGCACATTCCTACGAGTACATGCGACGCTGGTCGAGAAGCGTGACACGATGGAGGTGGTCCTGAAGGCGCTCGACTATCTAGTGATGATCTCCGAGGTGGAGGAtgtggaaattttcaaaatctgtCTAGAGTACTGGAACAGTTTGACCGGCGAGCTGTACAAGGAAGCACACACCTCGAGCCAACGGCGTACGTTCTATCACAAGATATTGTCCAAGGTGCGGTACATCATGATTTCGCGCATGGCCAAGCCGGAggaggtgttggtggtggagaACGAGAATGGTGAAGTGGTTCGCGAGTTCATGAAGGACACAAATAGTATTAACCTGTACAAGAATATGCGCGAAACACTGGTCTACCTGACGCATTTGGACTATGCGGACACGGAGCGCATCATGACGGACAAGTTAAACAACCAAGTGAATGGCAGCGAATTCTCGTGGAAGAATCTGAATACGCTTTGCTGGGCGATAGGTTCCATTTCCGGCGCATTCTTTGAGGATGATGAGAAGCGCTTCCTGGTGACCGTCATTAAGGAGCTGCTGGGACTTTGCGAGCACAAGAAAG GTAAGGACAACAAGGCTATCATTGCGTCAAACATCATGTACGTGGTCGGACAGTACCCCCGTTTTCTGCGGGCTCACTGGAAGTTCCTCAAAACGGTCGTAAACAAGTTGTTCGAGTTTATGCACGAAACGCACGACGGTGTACAGGATATGGCCTGTGATACTTTTATCAAGATAGCGCTCAAATGCCGCCGGCACTTTGTCCAGCTACAACCAAACGAATCCTGTACCTTTATCGAAGAAATTCTGGCCACCATGAGCAGTATAATCTGCGATTTACAACCTCAGCAG GTTCATACATTCTACGAAGCGGTCGGTTACATGATCTCCGCTCAGGCCGATCAGGTGCAGCAAGATATTCTGATCGAAAAGTATATGATGCTGCCGAATCAG GTTTGGGACGATATCATCTCGCAAGCGACCAAGAACGTCGACATCTTAAAAGATATGGGCGCAGTAAAACAGCTTGGCAGCATACTTAAAACGAACGTACGCGCCTGTAAAGCTTTAGGCCACTCGTATGTGTCGCAGCTTGGGCGCATCTATCTCGACATGTTGAACGTGTATAAAATCATGTCGGAAAACATTACGCAAGCTATTTCGCTGAACGGACTGTCCATCAACAATCAGCCACTGATTAAGGCGATGCACGTGGTGAAGAAGGAAACGTTAACACTCATCTCCGAGTGGGTGTGGAAGTCGAACGATGCAAAAATGgtgatggaaaactttattCCACCACTGTTGGAGGCAGTCCTGTTTGATTATCAG CGTACCAAGGTTCCCAATGCACGAGAACCGCTGGTTCTGAGTACGATGGCATCGATAGTAAACCGGCTGCAGGCGGTCATCACGCCAGAGATACCGAAAATTTTTGACGCACTGTTTGACTGCACGCTCGACATGATCAACAAAAATTTTGAAGACTACCCACAGCACCGTACTAACTTCTACGAATTGCTGCAAGCGGTCAATATGTACTGCTTCAAAGCGTTCCTCAGCATTCCGCCCGAACAGTTCAAACTGGTTTTCGATTCCATCGTATGGGCGTTCAAGCACACGATGCGAAATGTGGCCGACACTGGGTTGAACATACTAATGCAG atgcTCCAAAATCTCGAACAGCACCCGCAAGCAGCACAAAGCTTCTATCAGACTTACTACACCGACATACTGATGCAGATCTTTTCCGTCGTAACGGACACGTCACACACGGCAAGTTTGCAGAATCATGCCACCATCTTGGCGTACATGTTCTCGCTAGTGGAAGCGGGCCGCATCACTGTGAAGCTCGGTCCGTCGGACGACAACGTGCTGAACATCCAGGAGTATGTGGCAATGCTGCTCAAGTCCGCCTTCAGCCATCTGACCGGAAATCAGATTAAGATTTTCGTCACCGGCCTGTTTAACTTGGATCAGGATGTGCACGCATTTAAGGAGCATTTACGAGATTTCCTTATCCAAATTAAG GAAGTGACCGGAGAGGACGATTCGGACTTGTACCTGGAAGAGCGGGAGAACgagctaaaaaaaatacaggaaGAAAAGCGACGCATGCTAATGACCGTCCCAGGCATGATGAATCCGCACGAAATGCCGGAGGATATGCAGGACGAGTAA
- the LOC126564187 gene encoding putative uncharacterized protein DDB_G0277255: MGCINSKKDIKDVHSNIFHVINIDNDGTELWSGKLEVTRVELTLYRKGKEPTKWPLKCLRRYGYNVDQFSFEAGRRCTTGEGIYAFRCRRAEALFYTVQAYIQGRIYSDENTNPNDPYPIPVASNGPSVAARSVSQNNTATRSSSSGGGQGQLGMQCTFVMNRTGMATSQSLSPNGTIHSNSNQSRSTDTLPMEGNYLEPTPNRSNASGAAQPHTITTRFQQGLRLSSVSSGPISPDITSPGSPNSMTNILEVTTLNPLPTSHTSGNVHQGVSNVYQEFPMKDSTMASLHHQHHQLLLHQHHVHHPLTAPIVAPLVGGLVRTSMDVPPQEPAPGASVLLHSSIAADNTTTSAGPVDALLCGGGGEYDQQQTPSTPDAIDPARLYMNVNITGSDIGTGVGKAKKPATFSSKSNSSLISISNNNNNNGHNTTGSFDECQYQNVRTPTSMTAIAGVGCGGVAMPLLPQSNIVPGNMFAQFQRLNSTGGGPGNQFSMDPNRFYENLELAELKAVSMRGGGRCSKPDIFSNVDLPLDHSEPCTPTATAATQRKVNYIVLDLDQSNSSHSISGAAGVGTNGTGILSPTGTGLNNGNPIAGSVPNGTNAFNNNNNNNNSTTINLNSAIPGGLCNSASSATLGTIGIVPGTDRSGIGANCTTGLCGGGPTNPSAGGNVTPTSVSLLPPESPKKASLGYATIDFNKTVALSNSTTPSSELDSEGSRKTRHNSTVTPLARQSNSVSD; encoded by the coding sequence ATGGGTTGCATCAATTCCAAGAAGGACATTAAGGACGTACATTCGAACATCTTCCACGTGATAAACATTGACAACGATGGAACGGAGCTGTGGAGCGGTAAGTTAGAAGTAACCCGCGTCGAGCTAACTCTCTACCGAAAAGGCAAGGAACCAACAAAGTGGCCATTGAAATGTCTCCGTCGCTATGGCTACAACGTTGACCAGTTCAGCTTCGAAGCCGGTCGCCGCTGTACTACGGGTGAAGGAATTTACGCCTTTCGATGTCGACGTGCCGAAGCCCTGTTCTACACCGTGCAGGCCTACATTCAAGGGCGCATCTATAGCGACGAAAATACGAACCCGAATGATCCGTACCCGATACCGGTAGCTTCGAATGGGCCGTCCGTTGCGGCACGGAGCGTTTCACAGAACAATACTGCTAcgcgaagcagcagcagtggtggaGGACAGGGCCAGCTGGGGATGCAGTGTACGTTTGTAATGAACCGGACCGGTATGGCGACTAGCCAGTCGCTCAGTCCGAACGGTACGATACATTCAAACTCGAACCAAAGCCGCAGCACGGATACTCTGCCCATGGAGGGCAACTATCTCGAGCCGACACCCAACCGGTCGAATGCTTCGGGAGCAGCGCAACCACACACCATTACGACACGCTTCCAGCAAGGACTACGATTAAGTTCGGTAAGCAGCGGACCAATCAGTCCCGACATAACATCACCCGGTTCTCCAAACAGTATGACCAACATACTGGAGGTCACGACCCTAAATCCGCTACCAACGTCCCATACGAGTGGAAACGTTCATCAGGGCGTAAGTAACGTGTATCAGGAGTTCCCCATGAAAGACTCGACGATGGCTTCTCTacaccatcagcatcatcagctgTTGCTACATCAGCACCACGTGCATCATCCATTGACAGCCCCCATTGTGGCACCGCTTGTCGGGGGTTTGGTTCGCACATCGATGGATGTACCGCCGCAGGAACCGGCTCCGGGTGCATCGGTATTACTACACTCCTCGATCGCTGCGGATAACACGACGACATCAGCGGGTCCAGTCGATGCACTTCtctgcggtggtggtggagagTACGATCAGCAACAGACGCCTTCCACACCGGACGCCATCGATCCGGCACGCTTGTATATGAATGTAAATATCACCGGTTCGGATATCGGTACCGGTGTTGGTAAAGCGAAGAAACCGGCCACTTTCAGTAGCAAAAGTAATTCTAGTCTTATTTCgatttcaaacaacaacaacaacaatggccATAATACCACCGGTTCTTTCGATGAGTGTCAGTACCAAAATGTACGCACTCCAACGTCAATGACCGCGATCGCAGGTGTCGGTTGTGGTGGTGTGGCGATGCCTCTGCTACCACAAAGCAACATCGTGCCGGGCAACATGTTTGCTCAGTTCCAGCGTCTCAACAGTACCGGAGGTGGGCCGGGTAATCAGTTTTCGATGGATCCAAATCGATTCTATGAAAATCTTGAACTGGCCGAATTGAAAGCAGTTTCCATGCGTGGTGGAGGGCGCTGTTCAAAGCCGGATATTTTTAGCAATGTTGACCTACCGCTAGATCACTCGGAACCATGCACACCAACAGCAACTGCAGCGACCCAGCGCAAGGTAAACTACATCGTGCTTGATCTCGATCAGTCCAACTCATCGCATAGCATCAGTGGAGCGGCTGGCGTTGGGACAAATGGAACAGGAATACTCTCACCAACTGGAACAGGGTTGAATAATGGAAACCCGATTGCAGGCAGCGTACCGAACGGTACCAATGCttttaataataacaataacaacaacaacagtactACGATTAACCTTAACAGTGCGATCCCTGGTGGATTGTGCAACTCGGCCAGCAGTGCTACACTAGGCACGATCGGTATAGTACCGGGCACAGATAGGTCTGGCATTGGTGCAAACTGCACCACCGGTCTCTGTGGCGGCGGACCGACAAACCCTAGCGCCGGTGGTAATGTTACACCCACTAGCGTGAGCCTACTACCACCGGAAAGTCCGAAAAAAGCATCGCTGGGATATGCAACcatcgatttcaataaaacgGTAGCGCTAAGCAACTCCACCACACCTTCGTCCGAGCTGGACAGTGAGGGATCGCGCAAGACACGGCACAATTCTACGGTGACTCCACTAGCAAGGCAGAGTAATTCTGTAAGCGATTAA
- the LOC126564450 gene encoding vacuolar fusion protein MON1 homolog A: MSDSRPDGVDQCEPGACEESSLITTDSFEEFSHEINSLPAVQENAGHPQQLDNNDKISEDDRESVSDGGNIPRAQDGVNTADHPVDGAMSKSSSFSSAKSREFDASTTSLAETTEQSRDGNGMLGTELESGDYLHDIEFLNRKRHVFILSTAGKPIYSMHGNEDKLATLFGVMQALVSFIQSGNDTIKSIHAAGVKFVFLVKSPLILVAVSRTSHSVQQIQLQLTDVYNQILSTLTLSHMIKTFERRKNFDLRRLLAGSERLIDHLLVSDKCDRKLVSNNPFSFMTHSVRILPLQPSVREAVVSAIQSNCGKIKNLVFAVLIANNKLIALVRMKKYFIHPADLRLIFNLIECSESFKSAESWTPICLPKFDSSGFLHAHVSYLAEDCQACLLLLSIERDVFYTLSEAKRKITEKLRRSNCLEAINDAINNKGIKLLNIGIPEIRHFLYKSKSNAQLLCSELTVPYSSGEQFKRLEGMYFQLHHRIHNSGRPVKLIYQMKEKEVLLAWVTQAYELFVTFEPTVEKNEVISLVNKLLKWIKKEENSLFILSAPTF; encoded by the exons ATGAGCGACTCTAGACCAGACGGGGTGGATCAATGCGAACCGGGAGCATGTGAAGAGAGTTCACTGATAACGACTGATTCGTTCGAAGAATTTTCCCACGAGATAAACAGTCTTCCAGCCGTTCAGGAAAATGCAGGACACCCGCAGCAATTGGATAACAACGATAAGATTTCCGAGGATGATCGGGAAAGTGTATCGGATGGTGGCAACATTCCGCGGGCGCAAGATGGTGTCAATACGGCCGACCATCCGGTTGATGGTGCGATGAGTAAATCTAGTTCTTTCAGCAGTGCGAAAAGCAGAGAATTCGATGCTTCGACTACAAGCCTGGCTGAAACGACGGAACAGAGTCGCGATGGAAATGGCATGCTTGGGACAGAACTAGAATCGGGTGACTATCTTCACGATATCGAATTCCTGAATCGTAAGCGGCATGTGTTCATATTGAGCACGGCCGGAAAACCAATCTATTCGATGCATGGCAACGAAGACAAATTGGCCACTTTGTTCGGGGTGATGCAAGCGTTAGTTAGTTTTATCCAAAGCGGCAACGACACGATTAAATCGATCCACGCTGCCGGTGTAAAGTTTGTGTTTCTGGTCAAGTCTCCCCTTATATTGGTGGCGGTCTCGAGAACATCGCATAGCGTGCAACAGATCCAATTACAGTTGAC TGATGTGTACAATCAAATTCTTTCCACGCTTACGCTTAGTCATATGATCAAAACGTTCGAAAGGCGAAAAAACTTCGATCTGCGTCGGTTACTGGCAGGAAGCGAACGGCTAATCGACCATCTGCTGGTTAGTGACAAGTGCGATCGGAAGCTGGTGTCGAACAATCCGTTCAGCTTTATGACACATTCGGTGCGTATTTTGCCGTTGCAACCGTCCGTAAGGGAAGCAGTCGTGTCCGCGATACAGAGCAACTGTGGAAAGATTAAGAACCTAGTGTTTGCAGTATTAATTGCCAACAATAAGCTGATAGCGCTCGTGCGCATGAAGAAGTATTTCATCCATCCGGCCGATTTACGGCTCATCTTTAACCTGATCGAGTGTTCGGAGAGCTTCAAGTCGGCGGAAAGCTGGACCCCAATATGTTTGCCAAAGTTTGATTCTAGCGGGTTCCTGCATGCACACGTATCGTACTTGGCTGAGGACTGTCAGgcctgtttgctgttgctatCGATTGAACGAGATGTGTTTTACACACTGTCCGAAGCCAAGCGGAAGATCACCGAG AAATTACGTCGAAGCAATTGTCTCGAAGCTATCAATGATGCAATCAACAACAAAGGAATCAAGCTGTTAAACATTGGCATACCCGAGATAAGgcattttttatacaaaagcAAGTCGAACGCTCAGCTACTCTGCTCGGAGTTGACGGTGCCGTATTCTAGCGGAGAGCAGTTTAAACGTTTAGAGGGCATGTACTTTCAGCTACACCATCGCATACACAATTCTGGTCGGCCCGTAAAGTTGATCTATCagatgaaggaaaaggaagTGCTGCTAGCTTGG GTGACGCAAGCATACGAGCTGTTTGTAACATTTGAACCGACGGTTGAGAAGAACGAAGTGATAAGCCTCGTGAACAAGCTGCTAAAATGGATCAAGAAGGAGGAAAATAGTCTATTCATTCTTTCTGCTCCAACGTTTTAG